The genomic window agaaattaactctatcctAGTTGAAACCAGGACAAGCACTTACAAAAAGCTCGTGATCTGacctgagaaaaacaaatgcttttgcaTGGAGTGCAGAACTACTCTGAGGTTAAATTTTTTTGAGTGTTGCTCTAGCACAACTCAGAAGCCTCTCCCCAAAAGACATGCACCATGAGAAAGCCTCATACTACATTTGTATTGGGTAGCCTTGAAAACCTAATTTAGAAAGGACTTCTCAAAATCCTTTACTACTAAGTCAGAAATCAAAACATCGCTGCCAAAAACTTACACTGAAGACAATTATCAGCTGTAAATAAATCACTAAATATATAATCATAACCTGATtatcagaagagtaaaagtaaAGAACAGCCTGAAGCACCAGAGAGACAtactttttttgttcctttaaacACATCCCCCCCACTATACACCCCCAATATAAAACCAAGATCAATTTGAGGTAGTAATAGCTCTTGTATGTATGCATTGGCATAGAATGCCTAATCACTTCACATTACATACATCAAATGATGAAAATAGAATTGAATTGTTAATAAATGATACACAGACAGCACAGGGATGCCTAAAAATACAGAACAGGTGGTTTTTAGATAGTGCATACAGAACAGGAGTTCAGTGTTTAAATAAGAACAGCTTCTCCAGAAATACAACTTTGGGAAAAATGGTGTTtgaaatgacattttgaaacttttaaaCAATGCAATACACTACTATTAGAAGAGTGTCTTATGTAGACTAAAAatttgctatttaaaattaaaatactgttgaACTGCATAAGCTGAGTATGCTTACAGTAAGCACACTTGCAAGAAGCACCATTAGCAACGTCTTAGAATGACTTATAATCAAGCTATAAGCTGTAATGGTTTTGTTTACAGGTCCTGAATGTAAACAAATCAATTACTCAGCAAGAGTTTTCTAACCAGCTAAGTTGGACttcaaattatatatttaataaacacATAAGTAGTAGCTAAGGAGTTAactttctcatttcagtgcACTCCTTGTTTTTAAGACACTTAACGCTGTTAGTGTTAACTGCAGCAGTTAACACTGATAATCAGGAAATTGAACCGAACATTTCCATAGAGGCTAAATACAGTCAAGTGTTTTACTGGAAAACCTATCTCAAGATCTTCAGGCGTATTTCACTGACATGGAGTACAAGACCTCAGGCACTATGAGACATTCTCTGACAACAACACAGTATAATTTCTCTAGAAAAGAGCCATTTAACAGATTCAGTGTGTACACTTAGCAAAAGTGTGATGGAGAAGTGCAAGGCAGCTACCCTCAGAAAATAAGGCAAACAGAAGCCAAAAGCTTGAACGGGGCCATCCATTGTGCTGGCTCACGTAAACATAGTAAGGGCTAAAGACATTCTTTTACAGGACAAATACAGTAGCCAGACACACAATTTTAAGTACTCTCCTTCAGCATGCATGTTAATCATAAGGATTACTGAGCCAACTGCTTTGACACAGCTGGGTTACTGTCCATGCCCGCTAGAGTGTTTTTATCACACATTCAGTGCAGTATGTAAATACCTTTACTATCAGGTTGCAAGGAGGATGTGCTTGTCCAAAAGGCCATTGGATTAGATTTAAAAAGGCTAAAATTaaatcctaaaaaaataaattgtttgtATATAAGCGTTTACCTGGAATTTTCAAAGCATAAAACAAACTTATCTACATTCTGTAAGTATTCCACAGTCATACTTCCCAGCAGGAAATTTCATCTGTTAATTCTACACAAGCTTATCCAACCCATGTGAATAGACTTGCAGCTACCATCTTCCACCATGTCACTTTATTACACTGTAGCTAATAAACAGACGGTATGTGCTCATAATTCTGAGACATCCCATCCTTCTCACAAAGACACTCCAGCACATGATAATGGTCACATCACAGTCACAACTTCAGTAAGCACATCTTTTTCAGACTATGACAAACTGTGCAACTGAGGATGCAATCACACAGTCTCTTATCAGGCTACGGAAGCAGATTAATATCTGGTTTTAAGCTACAAAACTGAAATTGCTGAGGTCAATATTTAAGACTTGAAACAAAGGTACAGAGTATTTTAGAATAGCCATCTGCTCAACCAAGGggataattaaaattttaactgAAGCATACAATAGCTGTTCTCACACTTAATGACTCAGGGCAAAGGCTCAGGTACCTACAAATCAGCCACCTATTTAAGTCTCACAAAGTAAGTCCGCAGATACTTTGAGCATTTAAGTCCAAGATTCAGATACAGCACTTCGGAGTTACAGCTCCCTACCTGAAATCCCTGTTCTCAGTAAACAAAACTCCATCCTGCAtcacactttcatttttatacaaaaatacTTATGGCTTAAAATTCTCTCATTTAGTTGAAACTCTGGAGAACATATAGATACCTGCATTAGAACTGAAAGAAACTATGTATTCTCGAGAAAATAAAGAGTAATGAATAGCACAGAGCTGTCTGCCTAATAAGTCGTGTAGTTAAATAAATTACTACTTCAATTGACACTCACCTTTTTCCAGAATTCTAAATGAGAAGTTAGAGGGACCATCTTGTGTTGTAGTAGGAAAGTCGTCTACCTTGCTATCTACAGGCTTCTGAGTAGCATTAGAGCTTTTCGGTGGTTCAGAGACTTCTGGTTCTTTTTGTGCTGTGTTCTGAGATGCTGGAATATggctttcacttttttttggaGGATTAAAACTGAAGCCAAAGAGTGAACCAGTGGCTGAAGTATTTCCAAACGTGAATGTCTTTGACTTTTCATTACTGAAAATGCTCTTGACAGATTCAGATCCAAATACAAACTTTGGAGGAGAAACCACTGTTTTTGTTGgtgtttcagaagtgtttgacaCCTCTGCAGCTTCTACAGTTACATCAGAAGTACCATCACCATGGCTGAGGTCAGTTCTTTCTCTGGTCGTTTCTTCTAGCACAGCTACAGCGTTTTTACCACACGGAGATTCCTTAGGTGTATTGGCACGAGAAGAAAGAGGTGTTATCAGTGTCTCTCTCTCTTGGGCATGCTTAGCTTCATCAAAAGTTTGCTTAAATGAGTCTGCAACATCTTGCAGCTTAAATCGCACAGCTAGAAGTTCTACTTTCCTTTCACCGTCTGCAAAGTCACATGCAGTCCACACCCATGCTCTATCAGATCCTTTCATCTGCTGCAAATTCATATCTGGTGTTATTCTATGATTGGCACAGAGTTTTAGTACCTGGTCCCTTCTCATTACTATACGCACTTGTTTGTTGTCGTAGTTCTGTAATATCTTGATATCCCCAATACCTCTCTCTTTCCACTGATTTGCATCTTTGTCATATCTGTAGAGCTTAGCTCTGTGACTGAAGACAACTTGCTCATTTTCCTCACCACTGGTCACTTCCACAAGATCAGGCAGAGGCACCACAGGTTCAAAGTACTGTccatctctctcttcttcttgaGTAACATCAGAATCTTCATCTGTGCCTACTGATGTTCTACTTTGATTCTGTTTGGCAGGAGATTTGCATGGGCTCAGGGCAGATTTAAAGCTGAAACTAAAACCAGTGGTAGACTCTCCAAATctaaacagatttttccttaCAGGGCTACTTGCAAGAGGTGTTGCATATACAGAACTACTTACACTATCATCCAATGCTTCTCCACGCAAGTCATAGTTATCCCATTCCAGAGTAGGGCCAGTACTTTCAGCATGTGGCTTTATAACCAGATCAGAAGTACTGCTGGCACTAACAGAGTtgacattttcctcttctgacaGTTTAGTTTTGTCATCTGTCAAAAAAGTTTTGAGATCTTTTAAGCCACacttcatttcttctgctttctgtataAGCTGAGCTGTCCTACCTGTATCAACTAGTTTATGGGGTGTCTGCAGTGGTATGTCTAGCAGTAGCCTCTGACATTCTTCAAACTTCTGTTTGAACTCCTCAGCCTGCTCTGGTGTCTTGAATTTTGCTGCCAGATGTTCCAACTTTGCATCACCATCAGAGAAGTCATTGGCCATCCACATCCATGCTTTGTCTGAGCCAGAGAGCTGCTTCAAGTTCATTGTTGTTGTTATCCAGTGATTAGCACACACCTTCAGTACCTGCTCACGACGCATCAATATTCTTACTTTCCCGttaacttcatttttaagaatCTTCAGGTTGCCCACCCCACGTTCTTTCCACTGGCTTGTTTCTGGATCAAACCTGAACAACTTCACTCTTTGGGAGTATAACACTTTCTCATCTTCCTCTCCTGTAAATGGTTCTATTTTTTCAGGCATCTGAACTATAGGTTCAAAATGGATATCATCGCTGTCCTCTGTCTTATACACATCATCATCCTTCTCACCAAGGTCAGCAGATGTGTTTGCTTTGTGATCCATTTTAGAATTCTGTgtagaaaacagcttttcaccTGCACCTGAAAAGCCTTTGAAGTTAGGGTCCTTTTTGCCAAATTGAAAGCCTTCCTTAGGAGTACTTTTTGCAAGCTCAGCAAAAGTAGAAGTGCTATTTTGCCCAAAAACAAAGTCACCTTTCTCCTTGTCTGCTGTTTCTTGAAATTGGAATCCAATTCTACTATCTGAAGGCagttcctttttgtctttttcatcaGTGCTTTTTAAGAAGCCAGTTGTACACTCTTTGGATGGCTCATCTTTCTTAGTGGTATTTTTACTAGATTCCTGTATCCCAAACTTAAATCCACCTGCAGGCACTTGCATTGAAAAGTTAAATCCTTCCTTTGCAGACTTAGATTCAGTATCAGAAGAAATCTGAAATGTAAACGATGGTGTCTTGCCTTGCTCAAGACCAAACTTAAAGCCTGTTCCCAACTGTCCTCCATCAAGTTCAGGTAATTTACTTTTCAAGCCAAAAGGAGGAGCTGACGAAGCATCACCAGCAGGCTTACCAGATGGATTTAGTGTCTGGCAGGCTACACAGGCTGGTGAAGAACCTTCATTCCTCACAAGACAAGTACTACAATCCCACTGCCCTTCTTTTTTAGTAAAAAGCCCTTCAAAcccatttttctgtggtttatttGTATCAGCAATGGAACCAAacccaggagcaggggatgccTGAACAGTAGGTATAGGCATATTTGGTTGATTTTGAGGGTTAGGACTCTGACAAGAACAGCAGTTCACATTTTTTGCTTCGTTTCGGACTAGGCATACAGAGCAGTCCCACTGACcttcttttttagaaaaagcagTACTCAAGTCATTTTGAATAGCCTTTGGAGCAATTGCTTGGCCAAACTTAGCGGAAGTTTGTTGACTAGATACTCCTGTATTACTTTTGTTTGGATTCTGGCAGGCAACACACTTGGAGGCAGTGGGTTCATTTCTTACTGAACAGACACTGCAGTCCCATTGACCTTCCTTTTTAGCAAAAGCAGATCCAAATTTGTCCTGCACTGTGTTACCACTGGCTTTGAAACTTACAGAGCCAGTTAATGTGGCGTCATGTGTTTCCCACATATCTTCATTTGGATTTTGACACGATACACAATTCTTTGCAGTTGCTTCATTTGGAACTGAACATACTTTACACTCCCACTGATCCTTCTTCACGAGATGCTGCCCAAACCCACCAGAAGAATAGGCTTGCTGAGcatcttttccaaatgaaatagtAGGGCCAGATGCAGTTGATGTAGCTGTAAGGCTGCTTTTGCTGTCAGATTCACTGCTCACCCCATCTTTCGGGAACTGAAAGCTCAAATTCAGGGTTCCAGAAATGGATGTGCTAGGCTCCTTGATGTCCTgatttgttgtttcttttgtggttCCACTATTCTGAGTCACAGATGCGTCAGCATTTGATCCcaaggattttaaaatattctgggCCTCCTCaaacttttttttgaaaagcattgCTTCCTCGGGCGTTTTAAATCTAATTGCGAGCTGTTCTGGTTTTGGCAACTCATCTGCATAATCTAAAGCATGCCACACGAATGACTTATCTGATGTAGCATTTGGAGTTAATTTCATATCAGCATTTATGTAGTGATTTGCACAGATTTTCAGCACTTGGTCTCGTCTCATTAAGAGACGAAATTTGCCAGATACTTTatgtttcagtattttcacatttccaattcccctttctttccattctttaGATTCTGCATCAAAACGAAAGAGCTTGGCTCTGTTGCAGAAGAattcttcttcatcttcctcacCTGTCTTTACTTCGATCTTATCAGGGAGCGGCACCACGGGATCAAAATGAGGACCATCATCATCCTCATCTCCACCATGGGTGCTTCCTCCCTCTGTTTCATGACTTCTATTGGCCAAATCTGAATTTGAAGTCATAAATACAGGTTTGCTTGGTTCTTGAACACTAAATGTATCATTCTTCTCAAAAGCCAGgtttttgtgtgcattttgtCCCATGTTCTCTCTAAGAGAGATGCCTGGAATATGCTTATTGCTAAAATTGAAGATATTTCTTGAACTATTTGTGTGATCATTAACTGGCTTTTGTTCAACGTATCTATCATCCTGTAAAGGTTTATCAGATGTCAGAAGATCCAAGAGGCTTTCTCTGCTATTATAAGGTGCATTAAGAGGCTGTGGTGCAACTtgagggggagaagaaaaggtgaaGTCTCCATCATTAGACTTGAAGTtaggtttaaatttaaaagttgGTGtctgacttggctgtgctggtgtTGGCAGAGGTGGTTTTGATCCTTCAGTTGTTCCCGGCTGTCCAAATTTAGGCATCACTTTTGATTCTGCAGGCTTTAAAGTTGGTGGCGTGACTGAACGGTTTGTGAAATAGCCTGGTTTAGGCAATGTTGGATTTGTGCTTGCCTGTGGAACACTGTAATTGTAATAGTCATCACCCGCACGAGGAGAAATGAGCGCGGTACCAGGAGAATCAAAACGTAGAGGTGGGCCGTACATTTCTTGGGAAAACATACAACCAGAAGTGTTTTGCAGAGGTGGTGTATGCATTGGTGGTTGATAGGAATATATATGTGGCTGAGGTGTAAGTCGGTTCATGCCATAGACAGGAggctaaagaaaaaacagaaaacaagtgcTTTGCTTACTATGATAACACAGAGGACAAAATCCTACTTGTGCTGAAGCCTGCATAACATGTACTCTTAAAAGGAGGGCATACTTTCATACAAGTTTAAATCTAAACTAATTTTACCTTAGTTTAAACTGATTAAACCTTGAAGGGCATTTGAAAACAAGCATTGAAAAAGGGGCACAATGTGAGTGGGTTgcttttttatggaaaaaagcCTTGAAACCCCCATTTTCTTTTGCCATACTACTTGGAGGGGGGGATAGTTAAGTGCTATCATATGTACTCTGTAGGAGAAAATGTACTAACAAACAGCAGACATTTTGCTGGCTTTTCCTCCCAGACTCCACATCCCAAAAATTAGGCAGAAAGACAAATTAGTCTTGGACTAGCAGTCCAAGTTCACCAAATTCTGCATAAGGAACTGGAATTACATGCAACTATGTATAGAACCAAAAGCAGTCATTTTTCAGGAGATCATTGGAAGCAGCTGAAATGAGTAGATTTTTCTCACCTTTGTTGGTGTTACATTGGTTGCAGCAGTTCCGAGAAGATACTGAGAGTTATAGGCAGGAGACTGGCTGTAGAACACAGATGGACCAGTGGTAGCAACTAAAATGGaacaccaggaaaacaaagtttaCATTTGatcattttttgttgttgttgctgttttgaaTGGACTCTCCATAGCAAGCAGTTTTTAATTGTGaatcattaaaacattttggcattattttcaaaaatttagcTAAGCATCTAGGTACGAATTCTGCAGGAACTTGCCTGTTAATGGTGCTTCATGAAGATTTTGTGCTCTCTGATAACCGTCTGGCATTGTATCTGTTCCATAGTTTTCAGGAGACCAGCGAGAAGTTGCATTTGTGTTGGAATTGTTAAGTTTCATTTCTTGCATTTCATTCTGTCAAGACAGCGTTCCAAGCAAGAGTGTAAGTATGTATCACACAGGTATTTGCAGAATAAAACATGATCCCTACCTTTTGctatttaaacacattttcaagCTCAGTGGTGGCAGTAATTTAAGAAATCCCCAAGAAGTACTTGCCAGAATCATGCAGGATCTGCCCATGCAGTACAAAGTACTAACATCGTGTACCAAAGCCAGAACAAGCCagtgtgacaaaaaaaaaaaagagccaaatgGATGAGAACCAAACTGATAAAAGCAGAACTCTGTGCATACAGTCCCCAGATGGGGTGCATCAGCGAACCTGCCTAAGTCCCAAAGAGGAGTTTTAAACAATAGATGTACTCTTGTACTCATTTTAGGcagatatttacagaaaataattctagGAACTGTAAATTAGCCATGCTATTTTCACTAGATCCTTACCATAACTAAAAGGCCAACTGTTTTTCACTGAATATGGTGACAAAATTTTTTACCTTCAAAGCTTCCACTTGCTGACAAATCATTTGAAGTATAGATTTGTGATCTTCTGCCCACTGAGGAGGAGTTTTCGGagaaaactaggaaaaaaaattttattgaatCTTGTGAGTTTTTCTTCAAACATAATAATTCCCTGAAATAATAACTGGCCAACATACCTTGTAGCTCTTAgttggagaaaaagagaacttAGTTGGTGATGGAGTGGAATGTTTCATTGCTGAATCTACAGTTCGTGACAGACCATTTCTGAAGGCAAGACTTCCCTCGTCAACATTCTCGCCAAGTTCCTGGATCACTGTATCTAGCACTTCCCTCACGGTTTCAATAGACACTGGCAGCTAGAAAGTTATTTGAAACATGAGTCATGACTGCAATTCTCCCTCAGAGCAAGACAGATTACATTCAGAATTCTGGCTGAACAATTCACAAGGCTTTCATTATACaaatactgctttctttttcagaaaagctcTAAATCTGTTAAGATTCACATAAGAAAACAATTCACaagcaattatattttttcaaactaTCAACTTCCATAAAAAGGCAGTGGCAAAAGCTATTTGTTTACATTAAAGCTTTCATCCACAGAGTAACCAGGATGATACATGATCTGGTAGGTTACAGAAGTTACACAGAGTTTAACCTGCTTTAATGCAAGGACTAGTCTAAAAATCTAACCTAAATGCAAACAGCTTCATTTTGAAACAGTAACCTAAGCCACTGCATGTCttaaaaaaagttcttaaaGCAAGAATTACTTACTTTCTCAGTTACTGACATATCTGAGGAGCTTTCCGCAATGATCTTCATTAGATAATACCTGGCTTTAAGAAGATAAGTTTTGTGCTCCTCGTGTTCTTCTGGCAGCATGGCATCATTTTCaatctcttctgctttcctttggaaaatctAAAGAACAGGATGCAGATTAATTAGTATCAGTCAGAAGGCAACTGAATAAAGGAAAGCATTTCAGGGTAATGTAACTTACAAACTTACCATGGCAAGATTCCAGTATGAAACCACATTCTCAATAGCTTCAAATGCTAACAAAGCATCATCAGTTTTGCCATCAACTGCATCCAACATGGCAAATGCTATATGTGCCTCTTCTTCATATGCTGCAACCTGAAAGACCTACAAATAAAGTGAAGGACAACTCATACCTAACAACGGaatgacattttttcttatAATACAGGGAGAATTCTTTTGCAAGAAAGTTTGTACTAAGGGTGTTCAGTGCCTTCCAATTGTTAACATGATTTTAAAGGTAAGACTAAAAGTTGTAAGGAGAGAATTTTCCCCCTTTATCAAACGCTATTACCAAATCTCATCCTTAATAGTTTCCTAGTAATAATGTGAGTTGTGCAATGTAGACAAAAATCCCTCAACTGTGTACGTTTCTGACATAGACCTTCTCTTACTTCAACCTTGGCTTAATCAATCTGTACCTGAATGTCTACACTATGGAAGTGTTTGAAGAGAGGATCAGTAGGTTCAGAAATACTCCTCTTCTTTTTGATAATTTCCAGCATAGGTAAAACTTTCTTCCAGTAATAGACACTTCGTCCAATGTATTCCTTCTGGTCATAGAAAGAGTTCCGGTTAATTCCCTggtgaagaaaacagaacagaagcaCATGTTATTTCAAAAAGTTCAAGTCAAAATGCTATTCATACAAATCCTTCtcctattttctttaaaagtttcaAGAGTCCTTCTCTGACACTAAACAAAGTAACTATGTAAAGTAACATACATGTAGAAAATAACACTGCAGTTCAAACCAGTACTTTATAGAGTGACTATTACAGAGTGACTAGAGCAACAAATTTGCCTAATAAAATTAACAGCTGTTCTCAATATTACATACTCATCTGATCCCTTGTCAGCCAAGTCTGTTCATagtttggaaaacagaaaaacacttctacatatttaaaaccaaccaaacaatcTCAGCTTACTGTTTTTTGCAAGCTTTTTGCCCAGTGTATGATTAAGGCAGGTTGCAGGCCATGCTTCTCCAGTGTTCGCAGAGTACTTATGCCACGCTGTACAGTAAGCctcagttttgctgctgttcctggtcTGAATAtcagaagaaacatttcttcattaGCATTTAATGTTTCTCATCTGTTCACATAACATTTACTTGATGAATACATCCCACGGTTTTAGTTCTAGCCTGCCTTGTTTAGAAATGCAttgttagaaattaaaattctatttttacaaGTCTTTCAAACGTATCAAGTCCCTACTAGAACAAAGCTTCAACTTccaaaatacttcatttttcaaGAATCTGTTGGGACCAATCAAAGGTGCTCGAGCTCCCTTTATGGAGCTTGATCAAATATCTCCAAACTGAAAAAGCCTTACATTGATTTTCTCTGAAGAAGGGTACGAACAGCATCCCACCAGGATCTTTGGTCTTCAGTATAGAGTTGTTTGCACACTGGCAATGGTAGGAATTGAGGCTGATGTGCACTGTAGTGAGAATTAAACTTCTCTTGCAATTGCAGGTTGCTAGTGAATACCACCCCAAGTAGGAAtacctgtttttatttaaaaaaataaaaagtattaaacaaaaaaccaaaccccttAATTTGTAGCATACATTAAAAAACTTGGAAAGTTTACTTACTTCAAGGTCTAACAAGCAAATGGATTCAGGAGCATCTGTCTCAAGTCTTGATGTTTCCTGAGGCAAgtggaaaagctgttttaacCACTTGCGCATCGGGGGTAAGACTGACATGGAGTTCCACTGCAAGCCAAGCCACACGAGGTGCTGGAGACTGCCGCTGTGCATTCGAACAGCACCTGTGCAAAACCAAGGTTGGACACAAATGTCAGCTTCCTACGAGTCATCAAGACTTGAATCTGATCAAAGGTGGGTTTCACATTTCCCTCTGTCATAGCAGCCAGATATGTTACAGATCGATGCACATCAAGATTCCAGCTTTCAGTTATGAAGGATTACAAACTTCAGATTAGCCAAACATAACACGTTCGTCTAAGTGCTCACAGACATCAACCCCTTGAGCTTCTGACGGAGTGACTATCAGATTTCCTCCATTTCCATCCTCACTTTATTTGGTCCAACAGGCAACTAATTTTAGCCAACCtatttccttctccagaaaTCTTAAAGGAATTACTCAAGAAGCACTTCTCTACTTTGCAATAAAGTACAAGTTTTTCCTAGGCCATTAGGGCAACTTTGGACAGCTATGCCAGGTATTTGTCTTTCATTGTAATATGAAGTATTTGTAAGAAGAACTTCTACAAATACTTTTCAGAAAGTAACACCTCTTACCAATATCGTATTTATTGAGTTCCATTTGCACTGGTGCTTGTGTACTGACATTTCCAATATCATCTGTGCCTATAAAAGATCTCTCCCTTGAAGCTCCACTCTCAAACAGGCTATCAAACAACGTAAATGAACCACTCTTGTTTGCAAATGATTCCACAATCTCTTTAAAGAAGTCTTGCTTGCCATGGCTTAAGTTCAGTAGCATATGACctagaaaacagaaatacactTCACATTAACAAAGCAGTGGACATGAGGAAAGTAGCATTTGCTACACTGGATTGTTCTTTGCTACTGAAGGCTTGGAAGGAATCAGGATTTCCCCTTTTGAAACCTACAGACTGCTAAGGTATGCTCTCCTTGTAATTAGGTCTGTGTTTCAGCACA from Chiroxiphia lanceolata isolate bChiLan1 chromosome 2, bChiLan1.pri, whole genome shotgun sequence includes these protein-coding regions:
- the RGPD4 gene encoding ranBP2-like and GRIP domain-containing protein 4 isoform X4, translating into MMRRTKPEVERYVASVQAATSSPREKSMKGFLFAKLYFEIKEYELAKRYISTYLNVQERDPKAHRFLGQIYEAEDNIEKAFGCYKRSVELNPTQKDLVLKIAELLCNNDITDGRAKYWVDRAAKLFPGSPAIYRLKEQLLDCKGEDGWNQLFDLIQAELYARPDDVYINIRLVALYRSNNRLKDAVLHCQEAEKKIPLQSSLEWCSCVVETFEEYLESLQDLESDKNNWRSIKKDHLLAYSSFVKLTLSSRDVQECREALESFDRALQSVKPYVNGADELYRTYVEMKGQLYMHAGTLLLKMAQHNEAQWRAVCELAALCYLISFQVPQPKSKLIKGDQTGQDVLEIMACDRKSQSGHMLLNLSHGKQDFFKEIVESFANKSGSFTLFDSLFESGASRERSFIGTDDIGNVSTQAPVQMELNKYDIGAVRMHSGSLQHLVWLGLQWNSMSVLPPMRKWLKQLFHLPQETSRLETDAPESICLLDLEVFLLGVVFTSNLQLQEKFNSHYSAHQPQFLPLPVCKQLYTEDQRSWWDAVRTLLQRKSIPGTAAKLRLTVQRGISTLRTLEKHGLQPALIIHWAKSLQKTGINRNSFYDQKEYIGRSVYYWKKVLPMLEIIKKKRSISEPTDPLFKHFHSVDIQVFQVAAYEEEAHIAFAMLDAVDGKTDDALLAFEAIENVVSYWNLAMIFQRKAEEIENDAMLPEEHEEHKTYLLKARYYLMKIIAESSSDMSVTEKLPVSIETVREVLDTVIQELGENVDEGSLAFRNGLSRTVDSAMKHSTPSPTKFSFSPTKSYKFSPKTPPQWAEDHKSILQMICQQVEALKNEMQEMKLNNSNTNATSRWSPENYGTDTMPDGYQRAQNLHEAPLTVATTGPSVFYSQSPAYNSQYLLGTAATNVTPTKPPVYGMNRLTPQPHIYSYQPPMHTPPLQNTSGCMFSQEMYGPPLRFDSPGTALISPRAGDDYYNYSVPQASTNPTLPKPGYFTNRSVTPPTLKPAESKVMPKFGQPGTTEGSKPPLPTPAQPSQTPTFKFKPNFKSNDGDFTFSSPPQVAPQPLNAPYNSRESLLDLLTSDKPLQDDRYVEQKPVNDHTNSSRNIFNFSNKHIPGISLRENMGQNAHKNLAFEKNDTFSVQEPSKPVFMTSNSDLANRSHETEGGSTHGGDEDDDGPHFDPVVPLPDKIEVKTGEEDEEEFFCNRAKLFRFDAESKEWKERGIGNVKILKHKVSGKFRLLMRRDQVLKICANHYINADMKLTPNATSDKSFVWHALDYADELPKPEQLAIRFKTPEEAMLFKKKFEEAQNILKSLGSNADASVTQNSGTTKETTNQDIKEPSTSISGTLNLSFQFPKDGVSSESDSKSSLTATSTASGPTISFGKDAQQAYSSGGFGQHLVKKDQWECKVCSVPNEATAKNCVSCQNPNEDMWETHDATLTGSVSFKASGNTVQDKFGSAFAKKEGQWDCSVCSVRNEPTASKCVACQNPNKSNTGVSSQQTSAKFGQAIAPKAIQNDLSTAFSKKEGQWDCSVCLVRNEAKNVNCCSCQSPNPQNQPNMPIPTVQASPAPGFGSIADTNKPQKNGFEGLFTKKEGQWDCSTCLVRNEGSSPACVACQTLNPSGKPAGDASSAPPFGLKSKLPELDGGQLGTGFKFGLEQGKTPSFTFQISSDTESKSAKEGFNFSMQVPAGGFKFGIQESSKNTTKKDEPSKECTTGFLKSTDEKDKKELPSDSRIGFQFQETADKEKGDFVFGQNSTSTFAELAKSTPKEGFQFGKKDPNFKGFSGAGEKLFSTQNSKMDHKANTSADLGEKDDDVYKTEDSDDIHFEPIVQMPEKIEPFTGEEDEKVLYSQRVKLFRFDPETSQWKERGVGNLKILKNEVNGKVRILMRREQVLKVCANHWITTTMNLKQLSGSDKAWMWMANDFSDGDAKLEHLAAKFKTPEQAEEFKQKFEECQRLLLDIPLQTPHKLVDTGRTAQLIQKAEEMKCGLKDLKTFLTDDKTKLSEEENVNSVSASSTSDLVIKPHAESTGPTLEWDNYDLRGEALDDSVSSSVYATPLASSPVRKNLFRFGESTTGFSFSFKSALSPCKSPAKQNQSRTSVGTDEDSDVTQEEERDGQYFEPVVPLPDLVEVTSGEENEQVVFSHRAKLYRYDKDANQWKERGIGDIKILQNYDNKQVRIVMRRDQVLKLCANHRITPDMNLQQMKGSDRAWVWTACDFADGERKVELLAVRFKLQDVADSFKQTFDEAKHAQERETLITPLSSRANTPKESPCGKNAVAVLEETTRERTDLSHGDGTSDVTVEAAEVSNTSETPTKTVVSPPKFVFGSESVKSIFSNEKSKTFTFGNTSATGSLFGFSFNPPKKSESHIPASQNTAQKEPEVSEPPKSSNATQKPVDSKVDDFPTTTQDGPSNFSFRILEKAEKTPVSEDNLSSDDVIIVYELTPTPEQRALADFLKLPSTFFCYKNKPGYVSDEDDDEDYETAVKKLNGRLYPSDSEEKKKQHDPVKVGIAGKSEFSSERKCAATWEKKPTPEEKAEAEAQQVPSTSVCGVSSDTEHNSPEDLKSEAKIQETKENEVASSSDLVCTSKEEMPPASTDEVTVFVQSATSSEETDSSTETVQVLQTSSRADDTPVDLSTKKSDSDYSESTQGKVRENRVISFGFGNTAGLSFADLASKSSGDFAFGSKDKNFKWANTGAAVFGDTARKADEDEGGSDDEVVHSDDIHFEPIVSLPEVEVKSGEEDEEILFKERAKLYRWDRDATQWKERGVGEIKILFHTQKKYYRVLMRRDQVLKVCANHVITKEMNLVPSDTSNNALIWTATDYADGEVKVEQLAVRFKSQEMANSFKRRFEECQLSLSELQKGHLSLAAGLSKDTNPVVYFEVSADDEPLGHITMELFSNIVPRTAENFRALCTGEKGFGFKNSRFHRIVTDFVCQGGDITNHDGTGGRSIYGTAFEDENFEVKHTGPGLLSMANKGRDTNNSQFFITLKKAEHLDFKHVVFGFVKDGMDVVKKIESFGSPKGLVNARIVITDCGQI